The Oncorhynchus nerka isolate Pitt River linkage group LG24, Oner_Uvic_2.0, whole genome shotgun sequence genome has a window encoding:
- the LOC115107353 gene encoding G-protein coupled receptor 12-like: protein MDERFSLSVMVSMVSLSETKPQSLSISFSLQEGKADMCADMNKTFLCNDTAMTVVVAGEAHPWMETNFPERNVSLGLSTTPLDFPINPWDIMLCMSGTVIACENAIVVAIIFYTPNLRTPMFVLVGSLATADLLAGMGLILNFVFQYVLSSETISLITVGFLVASFTASISSLLAITVDRYFSLYNALTYFSEKTLHYVHLMLVSTWGVSLCLGLLPVLGWNCLDDPSLCSIVRPLTRSNVTLLAVSFFIIFILMLTLYFKICKIVCRHAHQIALQQHFFTTSHYVATKKGVATLAIILGTFGSSWLPFAIYCLVGEREYPSVYTYATLLPATYNSMINPIIYAYRNAEIQRSLYVLFCGCFQSNVATHSRSPSEV, encoded by the coding sequence atggatgaacgcttctccctctctgtcatggtttccatggtttccctTAGTGAAACTAAAccacaatctctctctatctcattctCTCTTCAGGAGGGGAAAGCAGACATGTGCGCAGACATGAACAAGACTTTCCTGTGTAACGACACCGCAATGACGGTTGTGGTGGCTGGAGAGGCTCACCCGTGGATGGAGACCAACTTTCCAGAGCGCAATGTCAGCCTGGGTCTCTCCACCACCCCTCTGGACTTCCCCATCAACCCGTGGGATATCATGCTTTGCATGTCGGGCACTGTCATCGCCTGCGAGAACGCCATCGTGGTGGCTATCATCTTCTATACGCCAAACCTGCGCACACCCATGTTCGTGCTCGTAGGAAGCCTAGCCACAGCGGATTTACTGGCAGGCATGGGATTAATCCTCAACTTCGTGTTCCAGTACGTCCTCTCCTCAGAGACTATTAGTCTTATTACTGTTGGGTTCCTAGTGGCCTCCTTCACGGCGTCCATAAGCAGcctgctggctataacagtggaCCGGTACTTCTCTTTATACAACGCACTGACTTACTTCTCAGAGAAGACGCTCCACTACGTGCACCTGATGCTAGTGAGCACATGGGGCGTGTCTCTGTGCCTGGGCCTGCTGCCTGTGCTAGGCTGGAACTGCCTGGACGACCCAAGCTTGTGTAGCATCGTACGCCCACTCACTCGCAGCAATGTGACATTGTTGGCGGTCTCTTTCTTCATAATCTTCATACTCATGCTGACCCTCTACTTCAAGATCTGCAAGATCGTGTGCCGCCACGCGCACCAGATCGCTCTTCAACAGCACTTCTTCACCACATCGCACTACGTGGCCACCAAGAAGGGTGTGGCCACGCTCGCCATCATCCTAGGCACCTTCGGCTCGAGCTGGCTACCCTTCGCCATCTACTGCCTGGTGGGAGAGCGCGAATACCCGTCGGTATACACATATGCCACGCTGCTTCCGGCCACCTACAACTCCATGATCAACCCAATCATCTACGCCTACCGTAATGCCGAGATCCAGCGCTCGCTCTACGTCCTCTTCTGCGGCTGCTTTCAGAGCAACGTAGCCACCCACTCCAGGTCACCCAGTGAAGTTTAG